One window from the genome of Acidihalobacter ferrooxydans encodes:
- a CDS encoding AzlD domain-containing protein, with protein MTRAPVSGWGFWLLILLIGLGTFALRLSFIHLWGRIQFPQIVHRALRFIPAAVLAALVLPALLRPEGSIDFSVHNLRLIAGVLAAVIALLTRNVLFTIAAGMATLWITQMIH; from the coding sequence ATGACGCGCGCGCCGGTTTCCGGCTGGGGCTTCTGGCTGTTGATTCTGCTGATCGGCCTCGGCACCTTCGCCCTGCGTTTGTCGTTCATCCACCTCTGGGGACGCATCCAGTTCCCGCAGATCGTGCATCGAGCGCTGCGCTTCATTCCCGCCGCCGTGCTTGCCGCGCTTGTCCTTCCCGCGCTGCTGCGCCCCGAGGGCAGCATCGATTTTTCCGTGCACAACCTGCGCCTGATCGCCGGCGTACTCGCCGCAGTCATCGCCCTGTTGACCCGAAACGTGCTGTTCACGATCGCAGCCGGCATGGCCACA
- a CDS encoding AzlC family ABC transporter permease, giving the protein MSLTRRQAFNNGLLAVAPIVTGVIPFGMICGVTAIKAGLSPTEAMGMSFFIFAGASQLAAIQLLAQGALPVVIVFTALVINLRFAMYSASLAPHFQHLPKRWRWPLAYLLTDQAYVMSINRYLGDQADAQTHKHWFYLGVASTLWLVWQPATAAGILLGAAIPASWSLDFAIPLTFMALLVPGLRDSPTLLAALVGGALAVAAADLPFNLGLMLAAVGGVAAGLIAESLQQRKQGQRT; this is encoded by the coding sequence ATGTCCCTCACCCGTCGTCAGGCATTCAACAACGGACTGCTCGCCGTTGCGCCGATCGTTACCGGCGTTATCCCCTTTGGCATGATCTGCGGCGTGACCGCAATCAAGGCCGGGCTCAGCCCGACCGAGGCCATGGGGATGTCGTTCTTCATCTTCGCTGGCGCTTCGCAACTCGCCGCCATCCAACTGCTCGCGCAGGGCGCGCTGCCCGTGGTCATCGTCTTCACGGCACTGGTCATCAATCTGCGCTTCGCCATGTACAGCGCCTCGCTCGCACCGCACTTTCAGCACCTGCCGAAACGCTGGCGCTGGCCGCTGGCTTACCTGCTCACCGATCAGGCCTACGTCATGAGCATCAATCGCTATCTCGGCGACCAGGCGGATGCGCAGACGCACAAGCACTGGTTCTATCTCGGCGTGGCCAGCACGCTGTGGCTCGTCTGGCAGCCGGCCACCGCCGCCGGCATCCTGCTCGGCGCGGCCATTCCGGCCAGCTGGTCGCTGGATTTTGCCATCCCGCTGACCTTCATGGCGCTGCTGGTGCCGGGCCTGCGCGACAGCCCGACGCTGCTCGCGGCATTGGTCGGCGGCGCACTGGCCGTCGCCGCCGCAGATCTGCCCTTCAATCTGGGGCTTATGCTGGCCGCAGTCGGCGGCGTAGCGGCAGGCCTGATTGCCGAAAGCCTGCAACAGCGCAAGCAAGGACAGCGCACATGA
- a CDS encoding Lrp/AsnC family transcriptional regulator: protein MQPAPEMDARDRRILRLLQENGRLTNADLAEKVNLSPSACLRRVRQLEDSGVIERYAALLSRDVLHQDGTAIIFMRMERQNPDIFRAFEEAVHEIPEVMECYLMAGEADYMLKVVYTDAKDFERIYVGSLLRLPGVAGTQSHLALRRVYSSPTLPI from the coding sequence ATGCAACCCGCACCCGAGATGGACGCCCGCGACCGCCGTATTCTCCGTCTGCTGCAGGAAAACGGTCGGCTGACCAACGCGGATCTGGCCGAGAAGGTCAACCTCTCGCCTTCCGCCTGCCTGCGCCGGGTTCGCCAACTGGAAGACAGCGGCGTCATCGAACGCTATGCCGCACTGCTCAGCCGCGACGTGTTGCATCAGGATGGCACCGCCATCATCTTCATGCGCATGGAACGCCAGAACCCGGACATTTTTCGGGCATTCGAAGAAGCCGTACACGAAATCCCGGAAGTCATGGAGTGCTATCTGATGGCGGGTGAAGCGGATTACATGCTCAAGGTTGTCTACACCGATGCCAAGGACTTCGAACGCATCTACGTCGGCAGCCTGCTGCGTCTGCCCGGCGTGGCGGGTACGCAATCGCATCTGGCCTTGCGACGGGTGTACAGCAGCCCGACCTTGCCGATTTGA
- the ald gene encoding alanine dehydrogenase: MLIGVPKETKNHEYRVGMTPASVREVVAHGHQVLVETGAGAGIGADDAAYRAAGAEVCAAAAEVFERAEMIVKVKEPQAPERTMLREGQLLFTYLHLAPDPAQTADLLASGATCIAYETVTSPRGGLPLLAPMSKVAGRMAVQAGATALEKAHGGRGMLLGGVPGVEPAKVVVIGGGVVGRNAAEMAVGLRADVVVLDKSEAVLEHLDGLFQGGAKTVYSTRDSLDRHVLEADLVIGGVLIPGAAAPKLVTREMVAAMKPGSVIVDVAIDQGGCTETSHATTHADPTYVVDDVVHYCVANMPGGVPLTSTYALNNATLPYILTLADKGWRQALKDDAHLLRGLNAHAGQLTNAEVGAALKLDFTDPAQVI, encoded by the coding sequence ATGTTGATCGGTGTACCGAAAGAAACGAAAAATCATGAATACCGGGTCGGCATGACGCCGGCGAGCGTGCGCGAAGTCGTGGCGCATGGTCACCAGGTGCTTGTCGAGACAGGTGCGGGCGCGGGTATCGGCGCGGACGATGCGGCCTATCGCGCGGCCGGCGCAGAGGTGTGCGCGGCGGCGGCCGAGGTGTTCGAACGCGCCGAAATGATCGTCAAGGTCAAGGAGCCGCAGGCTCCGGAGCGGACCATGCTGCGTGAGGGGCAGTTGCTGTTCACGTACCTGCATCTCGCGCCGGACCCGGCGCAGACCGCCGATTTGCTGGCGAGCGGTGCAACATGCATTGCCTACGAAACGGTCACCTCGCCGCGTGGTGGTCTGCCATTGTTGGCGCCGATGTCGAAAGTGGCGGGGCGGATGGCCGTGCAGGCCGGTGCCACCGCGCTCGAAAAAGCCCATGGCGGGCGCGGTATGCTGCTCGGCGGCGTGCCGGGTGTGGAGCCGGCCAAGGTGGTCGTCATCGGCGGCGGGGTGGTCGGGCGCAACGCGGCGGAGATGGCCGTGGGCCTGCGCGCGGACGTGGTCGTGCTGGATAAGTCCGAGGCGGTGCTGGAGCATCTCGACGGCTTGTTCCAGGGCGGCGCGAAAACCGTGTATTCGACCCGCGACAGTCTGGATCGCCATGTGCTGGAGGCCGATCTGGTGATCGGTGGCGTGCTGATTCCGGGCGCGGCAGCGCCGAAACTGGTGACGCGCGAGATGGTCGCGGCGATGAAGCCGGGGTCGGTTATCGTCGACGTGGCGATCGATCAGGGTGGCTGCACCGAAACGTCGCACGCGACGACGCACGCCGATCCGACTTACGTGGTGGACGATGTGGTGCATTACTGCGTGGCGAATATGCCGGGCGGCGTGCCGCTGACTTCGACCTACGCGCTGAACAACGCGACCTTGCCCTATATTCTGACCCTGGCCGACAAGGGTTGGCGGCAGGCGCTCAAAGACGACGCGCATCTGCTGCGGGGCCTGAACGCGCATGCGGGACAACTGACCAATGCCGAGGTGGGCGCTGCGTTGAAACTGGACTTCACTGATCCGGCGCAGGTGATCTGA
- a CDS encoding low molecular weight protein-tyrosine-phosphatase yields MKVKVLFVCMGNICRSPAAQGVFERLVSEQGLQDLIEADSAGTHAYHVGEAPDARMQEAARRRGYDLRAQRARRVTDEDFQRFDYVLAMDRTNLAALQEYASASGGTAPELFLRYAHGLGAEEVPDPYYGGTAGFERVLDLVEEAAAGLLRDIQTRRLTAR; encoded by the coding sequence ATGAAAGTCAAAGTGCTGTTTGTGTGCATGGGCAACATCTGCCGCTCCCCCGCGGCGCAGGGCGTGTTCGAACGCCTGGTCAGCGAGCAGGGGCTACAGGATCTTATCGAGGCGGATTCCGCCGGCACCCACGCCTATCACGTGGGCGAAGCGCCGGATGCGCGGATGCAGGAAGCCGCGCGACGGCGCGGCTACGACCTCCGTGCCCAGCGGGCGCGACGCGTCACCGACGAGGACTTCCAACGGTTCGATTACGTGTTGGCGATGGACCGGACCAATCTTGCCGCCTTGCAGGAGTACGCATCCGCGAGCGGCGGCACAGCGCCGGAGCTGTTCCTGCGCTATGCGCATGGACTCGGCGCAGAAGAAGTGCCCGACCCCTATTACGGAGGAACGGCCGGCTTCGAGCGCGTGCTTGATCTGGTGGAGGAAGCCGCAGCCGGTCTGTTGCGGGATATTCAGACCCGGCGTCTGACGGCGCGCTGA